A segment of the Sphingobacterium oryzagri genome:
CTTACAAAGTTAAAGATATATCATTAGCAGAATGGGGAAGAAAAGAAATAGAACTGGCGGAAGCTGAAATGCCTGGCTTAATGAGTTTACGTAGCGAATTTGGTGCTTCAAAACCATTGAAAGGCGCGCGTATTGCCGGATGTTTGCATATGACCATTCAAACGGCCGTGTTGATCGAAACGTTAGTTGAACTTGGTGCTGATGTATCTTGGTCGTCTTGTAATATATTTTCTACGCAAGACCATGCTGCTGCCGCTATCGCTGCTGCTGGTATTCCGGTTTATGCATGGAAAGGAATGAACGAAGAATCGTTTAACTGGTGTATCGAACAAACTTTATTCTTTGGAGAAGATCGCGAGCCACTTAACATGATCTTGGATGATGGAGGCGATTTAACCAATATGGTATTTGATAAGTATCCAGAGTTGATCGACGGTATTCGCGGACTTTCAGAAGAGACGACTACAGGTGTGCACCGTTTGTACGAGCGCATGAAAAACGGTACGCTTCATGTGCCGGCAATCAATGTGAATGATTCGGTAACCAAATCTAAATTTGATAATAAATATGGATGCCGCGAGTCTTTAGTAGATGCTATTCGTCGCGCTACCGATTTGATGCTTGCAGGCAAAGTGGCTGTTGTCGCTGGTTATGGCGATGTTGGTAAAGGTTCTGCCGAATCACTACGTTCCGCAGGTGTGCGTGTTATTGTGACGGAGATCGATCCGATCTGCGCTTTGCAAGCAGCTATGGAGGGTTACGAAGTGAAGAAAATGGCTGATGCCGTTAAGGAAGCAAATATCGTGGTAACCACAACAGGAAATAAAGATATCGTACGTTCAGAACATTTCAAGTTGATGAAGGATAAAACTGTCGTATGTAATATTGGTCACTTCGATAATGAAATTGACGTAGCTTGGTTAAATGGCAGTTATGGAGATTCCAAAGTAGAGATCAAGCCGCAGGTTGACAAATATACGATTGATGGCAAGGATATTATTTTGTTGGCTGAAGGCCGTCTTGTGAATTTAGGATGCGCAACTGGCCACCCTTCTTTCGTGATGTCGAATTCCTTCACCAACCAAACCTTAGCACAGCTAGAGCTGTGGACAAATACCGCAAATTATGCGAAGGAAGTGTACACTTTGCCTAAGCACTTGGACGAAAAGGTTGCACGTTTGCACTTGGCGCACATTGGTGTGGAGTTAGACACGCTTTCGGAAGAACAAGCTGCTTACATTGGCGTTACAGTAGAAGGTCCATATAAGCCAGAAGCATATCGCTATTAGTCGTCACTCGTGCTTGTATAAAAGCCCGCAACTGACTAAAATATCGAAGGCACCTGGCCGCTTACGAAAGCGGCCAAGTGCCTTTTTTGTTGCTTTCTAATTGCTGAAGATAGTTTTGCGTGATGCTGAGCGCATTTTGATAGCGCACGTCGCCAATACCGGAAACCAACTGCACATTGGCCGATAAGCGACGAAGCTCCTGCTTCCAGATAGCTAAAAAATGTGCGCGTTCGCCGGGAAAATCTCGTAAGGGATCGTCTTGCCAAGGCAGGTCGATATCCATTAATAAGTAGAGATCATACGTTCTTGCTTCGATCGCGGCAGTTACCTGTGCAGGTGTATGACCGAAAAGATGGTCGCACCATACTTTAACCGTCATAATCGTTGTATCACAGATCAGGAGGTTGTTTTGTGCCAACGGTATCAGCGCTTCTTCGAGCGCGCGCTGACCGTAAAACATGTTGACTTCGTCTTGCTCGGTATATTGGTTGTTGAGGTCTTCGCAATAGT
Coding sequences within it:
- the ahcY gene encoding adenosylhomocysteinase codes for the protein MSSIETSYVPYKVKDISLAEWGRKEIELAEAEMPGLMSLRSEFGASKPLKGARIAGCLHMTIQTAVLIETLVELGADVSWSSCNIFSTQDHAAAAIAAAGIPVYAWKGMNEESFNWCIEQTLFFGEDREPLNMILDDGGDLTNMVFDKYPELIDGIRGLSEETTTGVHRLYERMKNGTLHVPAINVNDSVTKSKFDNKYGCRESLVDAIRRATDLMLAGKVAVVAGYGDVGKGSAESLRSAGVRVIVTEIDPICALQAAMEGYEVKKMADAVKEANIVVTTTGNKDIVRSEHFKLMKDKTVVCNIGHFDNEIDVAWLNGSYGDSKVEIKPQVDKYTIDGKDIILLAEGRLVNLGCATGHPSFVMSNSFTNQTLAQLELWTNTANYAKEVYTLPKHLDEKVARLHLAHIGVELDTLSEEQAAYIGVTVEGPYKPEAYRY
- a CDS encoding ATP-binding protein, producing the protein MVTAIGEKPITIEYKALDKTAPIKIAVVGPESTGKSTIAKFLAAQLGTVCVPEYARYYCEDLNNQYTEQDEVNMFYGQRALEEALIPLAQNNLLICDTTIMTVKVWCDHLFGHTPAQVTAAIEARTYDLYLLMDIDLPWQDDPLRDFPGERAHFLAIWKQELRRLSANVQLVSGIGDVRYQNALSITQNYLQQLESNKKGTWPLS